A stretch of Leucobacter aridicollis DNA encodes these proteins:
- a CDS encoding MFS transporter: MSAPAAHIPAHAAPDGAEPDVPGASVPGLPDERSSWVPMIGLFLAQILMSYNVAALPVTLGGMVSDFGVPATDVSTAIVTYGLVVAALVMVGAKIGQRVGWVAMFRIVVAIFAVSALTMILAPSVGWVILAQALAGASAAIIVPSLVALIAENYRGAQQATAIGSLGSARALAGVTAFLLGGTLATFVGWRPVFAVVLLIAVVVFALSFRLRSDRGDASIAIDLVGALLIGAGIVALTLGVNNLNRWGLVRATDDAPLSILGLSPAPLLILAGVMCVQGFFVWTRRRTALGKEPLVSLAVFGSHRERAAIYAMFIVVALEAALNFTVPLYIQIVQGRTPFDTSLAMLPFNLTVFITATLVVRFYTRFSPRTIGVFSFVLTTVALAWLALVVTNNWETLPTILGLFVFGVGQGALVTLVFNVLVTAAPKELAGDVGSVRGTTQNLASAVGTAVAGALLVGILSANVTAAIASHVELSPELVAQADIDSRTFVPNDQLAAALAGTDATDAPVEAFIQVNEQSRLQALKLGLLILAGVSAVAIIPASRLPNVKRHEVPDPNPAKR; this comes from the coding sequence ATGTCCGCACCCGCAGCCCACATCCCCGCGCACGCCGCCCCCGACGGCGCCGAGCCCGACGTCCCCGGGGCGTCCGTGCCGGGCCTCCCTGACGAGCGCAGCTCGTGGGTGCCCATGATCGGGCTCTTCCTGGCCCAGATCCTCATGTCGTACAACGTTGCGGCGCTCCCGGTGACGCTCGGCGGCATGGTCAGCGACTTTGGCGTTCCGGCCACCGACGTCAGCACGGCGATCGTGACATACGGCCTCGTTGTCGCCGCCCTGGTCATGGTCGGCGCGAAGATCGGTCAGCGCGTCGGCTGGGTCGCAATGTTCAGGATCGTGGTTGCGATCTTCGCGGTGTCGGCGCTCACCATGATTCTCGCGCCGAGCGTCGGCTGGGTGATCCTTGCCCAGGCGCTCGCCGGCGCCTCGGCCGCGATCATCGTCCCGAGCCTTGTCGCACTCATCGCGGAGAACTATCGCGGGGCCCAACAGGCGACGGCCATCGGGTCGCTCGGCTCGGCTCGCGCGCTCGCCGGGGTGACCGCGTTCCTGCTCGGCGGCACGCTCGCGACCTTCGTCGGATGGCGGCCCGTGTTCGCCGTGGTCCTGCTGATCGCCGTGGTGGTATTTGCCCTGAGCTTCCGGCTGCGGTCGGACCGCGGCGACGCGAGCATCGCCATCGATCTCGTCGGCGCGCTGCTCATCGGCGCTGGCATCGTCGCGCTGACGCTCGGCGTGAACAACCTCAACCGGTGGGGCCTCGTCCGCGCGACCGACGACGCCCCGCTGTCGATCCTCGGGCTCTCCCCCGCCCCGCTGCTCATTCTCGCGGGCGTCATGTGCGTGCAGGGGTTCTTCGTCTGGACGCGGCGACGCACCGCCCTCGGCAAGGAGCCGCTCGTGAGCCTCGCGGTGTTCGGCTCGCACCGCGAGCGCGCGGCGATCTACGCGATGTTCATCGTCGTCGCGCTCGAGGCGGCGCTGAACTTCACCGTGCCGCTGTATATCCAGATCGTGCAGGGGCGCACCCCGTTCGACACCTCACTCGCGATGCTGCCGTTTAACCTGACAGTTTTCATCACTGCGACCCTCGTCGTCAGGTTCTACACCCGGTTCTCGCCGCGCACCATCGGGGTGTTCTCGTTCGTGCTCACCACCGTCGCGCTCGCATGGCTCGCGCTCGTCGTCACCAACAACTGGGAGACGCTGCCCACGATCCTCGGCCTGTTCGTGTTCGGCGTCGGCCAGGGCGCGCTCGTGACGCTCGTCTTCAACGTGCTCGTCACCGCGGCGCCGAAGGAACTCGCGGGCGACGTCGGATCCGTGCGCGGCACGACCCAGAACCTTGCGAGCGCGGTGGGCACGGCGGTCGCGGGCGCGCTCCTCGTCGGGATCCTGAGCGCGAACGTCACCGCCGCGATCGCGAGCCATGTGGAGCTCTCGCCCGAGCTCGTCGCGCAGGCCGACATCGACTCGCGCACGTTCGTGCCGAACGACCAGCTCGCGGCCGCGCTTGCGGGCACGGACGCGACCGATGCCCCGGTCGAGGCCTTCATTCAGGTCAACGAGCAGTCGAGGCTTCAGGCGCTGAAGCTCGGCCTGCTGATCCTCGCCGGCGTGAGCGCCGTCGCGATCATTCCCGCGAGCCGCCTCCCGAACGTGAAACGGCACGAGGTACCAGACCCGAACCCGGCCAAACGCTAA
- a CDS encoding SMP-30/gluconolactonase/LRE family protein, producing MNINGEFTTVVSGMSFTEGPRWRDGRLWFADFYTHAIYSVREDGTDLRTEIEVPEQPSGFGWLPDGRLLYVSALDRRVLRREPDGTTVVHADLSSIAPAQLNDMIVDSVGRCWLGQFGFDLMAGEDVETATLIRIDPNGASAVVAADLWFPNGIVITDGGGTLLVNETFGNRVSAFDIGAGGALGPRRDWAVFGPLPESRNVGEIIAQGPVAPDGCGLDTEGRLWIADALGGRVIRVAEGGEILDTIAPGTGAFACMLGGDDGRTLFVCCAPDFDKHARSAAREAEIRAFRVGVPRGGQP from the coding sequence ATGAACATCAACGGTGAGTTCACAACAGTCGTGTCGGGTATGTCGTTCACGGAGGGGCCGCGCTGGCGCGATGGGCGCCTGTGGTTCGCTGACTTTTACACGCACGCTATCTATTCGGTGCGCGAAGACGGGACTGATCTTAGGACCGAGATCGAGGTGCCTGAGCAGCCCTCGGGTTTTGGGTGGCTGCCCGACGGCCGCCTGCTGTATGTCTCGGCGCTCGACCGGCGCGTGCTCCGACGCGAGCCCGACGGCACCACAGTCGTCCACGCTGACCTTTCAAGTATTGCGCCCGCGCAGCTCAACGACATGATCGTCGACAGCGTGGGCCGCTGCTGGCTCGGTCAGTTCGGGTTCGATCTCATGGCCGGCGAAGATGTGGAGACGGCCACGCTCATCCGTATCGACCCGAACGGCGCGTCTGCCGTCGTCGCCGCCGACCTGTGGTTCCCGAACGGGATTGTCATCACCGACGGCGGCGGCACCCTGCTCGTGAATGAGACGTTCGGCAACCGAGTCAGCGCGTTCGACATTGGGGCGGGAGGGGCGCTCGGCCCGCGACGGGACTGGGCCGTGTTCGGGCCGCTCCCTGAGTCCCGCAACGTCGGCGAGATCATCGCCCAGGGGCCCGTCGCCCCCGACGGGTGCGGACTCGATACGGAGGGGCGGCTCTGGATCGCCGACGCCCTGGGAGGCCGGGTGATCCGCGTCGCCGAGGGCGGCGAGATCCTCGACACGATCGCGCCAGGGACGGGCGCGTTCGCCTGCATGCTCGGCGGCGACGATGGGCGAACGCTCTTCGTGTGCTGCGCCCCCGACTTCGATAAGCACGCACGAAGTGCCGCCCGTGAGGCCGAGATCCGGGCGTTCCGCGTGGGCGTTCCGCGCGGCGGCCAACCGTAA
- a CDS encoding amidohydrolase family protein, with translation MDLVLANVRPWGAAPVDIEITGDTITGIVEHSTATGARRVDGRGQLALPGFVNAHAHVDKSWWGKPWVSYGGEAGTQGRIAHERAVRDSLGIPSLDSTVLVLREFLRHGTTRVRTHVDVDLGTGLRGIETVQRAVEVLGGAIDVEIVAFPQDGVLRRPGVRDLLDEAAANGVAHIGGLDPAAIDRDPAGQLDQLFEIAAARDCGIDIHLHDGGSLGWFEYELIVERTRRFGREGRVNVSHGFALGSVPPDRVARTVAELAAAGITWSTVAPVGSTPLPLAHMRAENLAFGLGTDGIRDLWSPYGDGDILRIAQNFARLHALRSDADLQYAVEVASSRAGQFVSAPVHDIVVGARADIVLLDAENPQDALMRSPRRELVVAGGIVAVEAGEVRV, from the coding sequence ATGGATCTCGTACTCGCAAATGTCCGCCCGTGGGGCGCCGCCCCGGTCGACATCGAAATCACCGGAGACACGATCACCGGCATTGTCGAGCACTCGACGGCCACTGGCGCGCGTCGCGTTGACGGTCGGGGGCAACTCGCGCTCCCTGGCTTCGTGAACGCTCACGCGCACGTCGACAAGAGCTGGTGGGGCAAACCCTGGGTCTCGTACGGCGGCGAGGCCGGCACGCAGGGGCGCATCGCGCACGAGCGCGCGGTGCGCGACAGCCTGGGCATCCCGAGCCTCGACTCGACAGTGCTCGTGCTGCGCGAGTTCCTGCGACACGGCACGACGCGGGTGCGCACCCACGTCGATGTCGACCTCGGGACCGGGCTTCGCGGCATCGAGACCGTGCAGCGCGCCGTGGAGGTGCTCGGCGGCGCCATCGACGTCGAGATCGTCGCGTTCCCGCAGGACGGCGTGCTGCGGCGCCCGGGCGTGCGGGATCTCCTCGACGAGGCGGCCGCGAACGGCGTCGCCCACATCGGCGGCCTCGACCCCGCCGCGATCGACCGCGACCCCGCCGGTCAGCTCGATCAGCTCTTCGAGATCGCTGCCGCCCGCGACTGCGGCATCGATATCCACCTGCACGACGGCGGATCGCTCGGCTGGTTCGAGTACGAGCTCATCGTCGAGCGGACGCGTCGCTTCGGGCGAGAGGGGCGCGTGAACGTCTCGCACGGGTTCGCGCTCGGCTCGGTGCCACCAGACAGGGTCGCGCGGACTGTCGCAGAGCTCGCCGCGGCTGGCATCACGTGGTCGACGGTGGCGCCCGTCGGGTCGACGCCCCTCCCGCTCGCACACATGCGCGCGGAAAACCTTGCGTTCGGGCTTGGCACCGACGGGATCCGCGACCTCTGGTCGCCCTATGGGGACGGCGATATTCTCAGGATCGCGCAGAACTTCGCCAGGCTGCACGCGCTGCGAAGCGACGCCGACCTGCAGTACGCGGTTGAGGTCGCATCGAGTCGCGCGGGGCAGTTCGTGAGCGCGCCCGTGCACGACATCGTGGTGGGCGCCCGCGCCGACATCGTGCTGCTCGACGCCGAGAACCCGCAGGACGCGCTCATGCGCAGCCCGCGACGCGAGCTCGTCGTCGCAGGCGGGATCGTCGCGGTCGAGGCCGGCGAGGTGCGGGTCTAG
- a CDS encoding MFS transporter, with protein sequence MSAIDEDTNPPPRQSSLKTLVGTGVGNAVEWFDWNVYATFAVYFSTQLFNSENPQSAFLQTMAVFAVGFVARPFGSFVFGWIGDRIGRKQSLTLAVLAASLGSLIIALCPTYEQMGWVASALLVFARLVQGLAHGGEMPSAQTYLAEHAPRERRGLFASSIYISGTIGLLAGLGLGLLLQALLTPEEMNVWGWRVPFALGAVLGLIALWIRSSMSESEVFEEHKTQTRALEIPQEHVFVSVMKNWRTGLRVIFMTAGLTVSYYIWSVTMASVAQTSFGFDAQDAFGASLIGNVFLIIVLPFWGWLSDIWGRRPTMIVGLAGSALLYIPMVNLMSGGQFWQLTVAICVQVGLLAGFLSHAPATYAEMFPTGQRTSGFGIYYAIAIAAFGGTAGYVFTWVNNPVGFALYLIPLLVIAVVVIWFMPETKGKDLADG encoded by the coding sequence ATGAGTGCTATCGATGAAGATACGAATCCACCGCCTCGCCAGAGCAGCCTGAAGACGCTCGTCGGCACCGGCGTAGGCAACGCCGTCGAATGGTTCGATTGGAACGTGTACGCGACGTTCGCCGTGTATTTCTCGACGCAGCTGTTCAACTCGGAGAACCCACAATCCGCTTTCCTGCAAACGATGGCTGTCTTCGCTGTTGGGTTCGTCGCTCGGCCGTTCGGAAGCTTCGTGTTCGGTTGGATCGGTGATCGTATTGGACGCAAACAGTCGTTGACGCTCGCGGTGCTCGCCGCCTCACTCGGTTCGCTCATCATCGCCCTCTGCCCGACCTACGAGCAGATGGGGTGGGTGGCCTCCGCGCTGCTGGTGTTCGCGCGCCTGGTGCAGGGTCTCGCGCACGGCGGCGAGATGCCCTCGGCGCAGACCTACCTCGCGGAGCACGCGCCGCGTGAACGACGTGGGCTCTTCGCGAGCTCGATCTACATCTCGGGCACGATCGGCCTGCTCGCAGGTCTCGGGCTCGGGCTGCTGCTGCAGGCGCTGCTCACCCCGGAAGAGATGAACGTCTGGGGCTGGCGGGTGCCGTTCGCGCTTGGCGCTGTGCTCGGCCTCATCGCCCTCTGGATTCGCTCGTCGATGAGCGAGTCGGAGGTCTTTGAAGAACACAAGACGCAGACGCGCGCACTCGAGATCCCTCAGGAGCACGTCTTCGTCTCGGTGATGAAGAACTGGCGAACTGGTCTGCGAGTCATCTTCATGACCGCAGGGCTCACTGTCTCGTACTACATCTGGTCGGTCACGATGGCCTCGGTTGCGCAAACGTCGTTCGGCTTTGACGCTCAGGATGCGTTTGGCGCCTCGCTAATCGGGAATGTGTTTCTCATCATTGTGCTGCCGTTCTGGGGATGGCTGTCCGACATCTGGGGCAGGCGTCCGACGATGATTGTTGGTCTTGCTGGAAGTGCGCTGCTGTATATCCCGATGGTGAATCTCATGTCTGGCGGGCAGTTTTGGCAGCTGACGGTTGCGATCTGCGTGCAGGTCGGCTTGCTGGCTGGGTTCCTATCGCATGCCCCGGCGACGTACGCAGAGATGTTCCCCACGGGGCAACGGACATCGGGGTTCGGCATCTACTACGCCATTGCGATCGCCGCGTTTGGCGGGACCGCCGGGTATGTGTTCACGTGGGTGAACAACCCCGTAGGCTTCGCGCTATATCTCATCCCGCTGCTCGTAATCGCTGTCGTGGTGATCTGGTTTATGCCCGAAACGAAGGGCAAGGATCTCGCGGACGGCTAG
- a CDS encoding NAD(P)-dependent oxidoreductase, with translation MARVVVFGVSGYAGGAITREWVARGHDVLGVSRNPEVPDAPVEVRAGSIFDDQLVREVAQGADHLVVALHASSEPALETALPSLTSAAIAEGATLSFVGGAGSLLVAAEGPRLFETADFPAAYQPEARAHGAILDTLRAAPAELDWFYVSPAAEFGSWNAGERTGTFRIGGDVLLTAADGSSTISGADYAIAYVDEIERAEHRRARFSVAY, from the coding sequence ATGGCAAGAGTCGTGGTGTTTGGGGTCTCTGGATATGCGGGTGGCGCGATTACGCGCGAGTGGGTTGCGCGCGGGCACGACGTGTTGGGGGTGTCGCGGAATCCGGAGGTGCCCGACGCGCCGGTCGAGGTGCGTGCCGGGTCGATCTTCGATGATCAGCTCGTGAGGGAGGTCGCGCAGGGAGCGGATCACCTGGTCGTCGCGCTCCACGCGTCGAGCGAGCCCGCGCTCGAGACGGCGCTGCCAAGCCTGACCAGTGCGGCGATCGCCGAGGGCGCGACGTTGAGCTTTGTCGGCGGCGCAGGCTCGCTGCTCGTCGCAGCGGAAGGTCCGCGGCTCTTCGAAACGGCCGACTTTCCAGCGGCATACCAGCCTGAGGCGCGGGCCCACGGGGCGATCCTCGACACGCTGCGCGCAGCTCCTGCGGAGCTCGACTGGTTCTACGTGAGCCCCGCCGCGGAGTTCGGGTCGTGGAACGCTGGCGAGCGGACGGGAACCTTCCGAATCGGGGGCGATGTCCTGCTCACGGCTGCCGACGGGTCCTCGACGATCTCGGGCGCAGACTACGCTATTGCGTACGTCGACGAGATCGAGCGGGCGGAGCACCGCCGCGCGCGGTTCAGCGTCGCGTACTAG
- the glsA gene encoding glutaminase A, with protein MELDIAHVPQEAATGPLPGDSRVDALIEAAYAHAATHHEGTVADYIPALATADPAQFGLSLVDVHGGTHEAGDAAALFSIQSISKAFVYALLCDAVGHEAALATVGVNNTGLAFNSVVAIELNGGHPRNPMVNAGALATTALIPAASPERRWLTIQHGLSRFAGRALELDDAVYASEMAANQRNAAIAQLLESYGRIRVDPAGVVDVYTRQCSLLVSAHDLAVMGATLADGGVNPVTGERVVSAEVARDTLAVMSASGMYENSGEWLFEIGLPGKSGVAGGIVCVAPGKGGIATFSPPLDAAGNSVRGQIATAYLSRALGLNLFASSSHFAQKE; from the coding sequence ATGGAGCTCGACATCGCACACGTTCCGCAGGAGGCAGCGACGGGTCCGCTGCCCGGCGACTCACGCGTGGATGCGCTCATCGAGGCGGCGTACGCACACGCGGCCACCCACCACGAGGGCACCGTCGCCGACTACATTCCGGCGCTCGCGACCGCCGACCCGGCACAGTTCGGCCTGAGCCTCGTCGACGTTCACGGCGGGACGCACGAGGCCGGCGACGCCGCCGCCCTGTTCTCGATCCAATCCATCTCGAAGGCGTTCGTGTACGCCCTCTTGTGCGACGCGGTCGGTCACGAAGCGGCGCTCGCGACTGTCGGCGTGAACAACACGGGTCTGGCATTCAACTCGGTCGTCGCCATCGAACTGAACGGCGGTCATCCGCGAAACCCGATGGTGAACGCGGGGGCGCTCGCAACGACGGCCCTCATTCCCGCCGCCTCCCCCGAGCGCCGGTGGCTCACGATCCAACACGGTCTCTCCCGGTTCGCCGGCCGCGCCCTCGAGCTCGACGACGCCGTCTACGCATCCGAGATGGCGGCGAACCAGCGCAACGCGGCGATCGCGCAGCTCCTCGAAAGCTACGGCCGGATTCGCGTCGATCCAGCGGGCGTCGTCGACGTGTACACGAGGCAGTGCTCGCTGCTCGTCAGCGCCCACGATCTTGCGGTGATGGGTGCGACGCTCGCCGACGGCGGAGTCAACCCCGTGACCGGCGAGCGGGTCGTGTCGGCGGAGGTCGCGAGAGACACGCTCGCGGTGATGTCGGCCTCGGGCATGTACGAGAACTCTGGCGAATGGCTGTTCGAGATCGGGCTTCCCGGCAAGTCCGGCGTTGCCGGCGGCATCGTGTGCGTCGCCCCGGGCAAGGGCGGCATCGCAACGTTCTCGCCGCCGCTCGACGCCGCGGGCAACAGCGTCCGCGGCCAGATCGCCACCGCGTACCTCTCGCGCGCACTCGGCCTCAATCTCTTTGCGTCCTCGTCTCACTTCGCCCAGAAGGAGTAA
- a CDS encoding acyl-CoA dehydrogenase: protein MEHKKSLILDAADLDFCLYDWLDVEALSRFDRFAEHNRETFEGLTGLARELAEEYFAPHNRKADLNEPELVDGKVQLIPEVKAALTAFAEAGFLGATMDAEHGGFQVPTVVYRAAFMWFQAANVGTVSYALLTTAAANLIREHASAELAAKFLPPMLDGSWTGTMNLSEPGVGSALGDLTTSATRTADGMYRVRGDKMWISAGDHELSENIVHLVLARTGGPGVKGLSLFIVPRWLGEPGALTERNDVSLVGINHKMGYRGTVNTALSYGSGAFPVGDEPGAVGYLIGEEGRGLHYMFLMMNEARLGVGASAVALGTTGFLHAREYARDRVHGKEIGAKDAAAPAVPIIRHPDVRRMLMLAKAYSQGGTALILYAGKLLDESEAETDPQRSAALALLLDVLTPVAKSWSSQWGLAANDIAIQVLGGSGYVRDFPVEQFYRDNRLNPIHEGTHGIQALDLLGRKVLLDGGSGLADLLGRMRATCDRLTAAEPELAALVAARVDRVEAVTRELWEDGDPTTALANAAHYLEAMGDIVVAWLFLDQLGALDAAPAATAAEKRATARFFITHVLPRVDADLDLLASRDRQLVELDETLI, encoded by the coding sequence ATGGAGCACAAGAAATCGCTGATTCTGGACGCGGCCGACCTTGATTTTTGCCTGTACGACTGGCTCGACGTTGAGGCGCTGAGCCGCTTCGACCGATTCGCCGAGCACAATCGCGAAACATTCGAAGGCCTCACCGGGCTCGCGCGCGAGCTCGCCGAGGAGTACTTCGCACCGCACAACCGCAAGGCCGATCTCAACGAGCCCGAGCTCGTCGACGGCAAGGTGCAGCTCATCCCCGAGGTCAAGGCTGCGCTCACGGCGTTCGCCGAGGCCGGCTTCCTCGGAGCGACGATGGATGCGGAGCACGGTGGCTTTCAGGTTCCCACCGTCGTCTACCGCGCGGCGTTCATGTGGTTCCAGGCGGCCAACGTTGGCACGGTGTCGTACGCGCTGCTGACGACGGCCGCGGCGAACCTGATCCGCGAGCACGCCTCCGCGGAGCTCGCCGCGAAGTTCCTGCCGCCGATGCTCGATGGCAGCTGGACGGGCACGATGAACCTCTCAGAGCCTGGCGTCGGCTCCGCGCTCGGCGACCTCACCACGAGCGCGACGCGAACGGCCGACGGCATGTACCGCGTGCGTGGCGACAAGATGTGGATCTCGGCGGGGGACCACGAGCTGTCGGAGAACATCGTGCACCTCGTGCTCGCCCGCACAGGCGGTCCCGGCGTGAAAGGCCTCTCGCTCTTCATCGTGCCGCGCTGGCTCGGCGAGCCAGGCGCGCTGACGGAGCGCAACGACGTCTCGCTCGTCGGCATCAACCACAAGATGGGTTACCGCGGCACCGTGAACACGGCGCTGAGTTACGGCTCGGGAGCGTTCCCCGTCGGCGACGAACCAGGGGCGGTTGGCTACCTCATCGGCGAGGAGGGGCGTGGCCTGCACTACATGTTCCTCATGATGAACGAGGCACGGCTCGGCGTCGGAGCCTCCGCGGTCGCGCTAGGCACCACCGGCTTCCTGCACGCCCGCGAGTACGCTCGGGACCGTGTCCATGGCAAGGAGATCGGGGCGAAAGACGCGGCCGCGCCGGCAGTGCCGATTATTCGGCACCCGGACGTCAGGCGCATGCTTATGCTCGCGAAGGCATATTCGCAGGGCGGCACCGCGCTGATCCTGTACGCGGGCAAGCTCCTCGACGAGAGCGAGGCCGAGACTGACCCGCAGAGAAGCGCCGCCCTCGCGCTCCTCCTCGACGTGCTCACGCCCGTCGCGAAGAGCTGGTCCTCGCAGTGGGGTCTCGCGGCAAACGACATCGCCATCCAGGTCCTCGGCGGCAGCGGGTATGTGCGCGACTTCCCCGTCGAACAGTTCTACCGTGACAACCGGCTGAACCCGATCCACGAGGGGACCCACGGGATCCAGGCGCTCGACCTGCTCGGACGTAAGGTGTTGCTCGACGGCGGCTCGGGCCTTGCCGACCTCCTCGGGCGGATGCGCGCGACGTGCGACCGGCTCACGGCCGCGGAGCCGGAGCTCGCGGCGCTCGTCGCCGCCCGTGTCGACCGAGTGGAGGCCGTCACCCGCGAGCTCTGGGAAGACGGCGACCCGACCACGGCGCTCGCAAACGCGGCCCACTACTTGGAGGCGATGGGTGACATCGTAGTCGCGTGGCTGTTCCTCGACCAGCTCGGGGCCCTCGACGCCGCGCCCGCCGCAACTGCCGCGGAGAAGCGGGCGACCGCGCGATTCTTCATCACCCATGTGCTGCCACGGGTCGACGCAGACCTTGACCTGCTCGCCTCGAGGGATCGCCAGCTCGTCGAGCTCGACGAGACGCTCATCTAG
- a CDS encoding winged helix-turn-helix transcriptional regulator gives MNDEQAFDPYNPNCPSRQLVDRIGDRWTVLIIGALASGPARYGELADSVAGISPRMLSQTLKALERDGLVAREAFAEIPPRVVYSLTPSGESLRPVLLAVETWARQHMPGVLAAREAFDAQQA, from the coding sequence GTGAACGACGAGCAGGCATTCGATCCGTACAACCCGAACTGTCCGAGCAGGCAGCTCGTGGACAGGATCGGCGATCGCTGGACCGTGCTCATTATCGGCGCCCTCGCCAGCGGGCCCGCCCGTTACGGCGAACTCGCCGACAGCGTCGCGGGTATCTCGCCGCGCATGCTGTCACAGACGCTGAAGGCGCTCGAGCGCGACGGGCTCGTCGCCCGTGAGGCGTTCGCAGAGATTCCGCCGCGCGTCGTCTATAGCCTCACCCCGAGCGGCGAGAGCCTCAGGCCCGTGCTGCTCGCGGTCGAGACGTGGGCGCGCCAGCACATGCCTGGCGTGCTCGCGGCCCGCGAGGCCTTCGACGCGCAGCAAGCGTAG
- a CDS encoding TetR/AcrR family transcriptional regulator: MAQHLDGGHTAEPAAPTTLPAALPATLPATPKGRDTRARIMSAAEALFAERGYANVRVADITARAGLTTGAFYRYFTDRYELTLELLRDLTVEVFEFIRIPLDAENLIDSVTESTQKYFEFYEQHRALFGVIVELSQTDQEIARIWTTSRRAFYGRISGALSKAALADHIRGDLNLSIAAEMLGSMTEFYAFQRFVLRDPDIAAQPLEEASRTLATIWLSGISTDGPVTGRSAVGGAPANSAEASSPPGH; encoded by the coding sequence GTGGCGCAGCATCTCGACGGCGGGCACACCGCAGAGCCCGCTGCCCCGACCACACTTCCCGCGGCGCTTCCGGCTACGCTGCCTGCGACGCCGAAGGGCCGCGACACCCGGGCGCGGATCATGTCCGCGGCCGAGGCATTGTTCGCCGAACGCGGGTACGCGAACGTGCGCGTCGCCGACATCACCGCGCGCGCGGGGCTCACCACGGGCGCCTTCTATCGATACTTCACCGACAGGTACGAGCTCACCCTTGAGCTGCTGCGCGACCTCACCGTTGAGGTGTTCGAGTTCATTCGGATTCCGCTCGACGCCGAGAACCTCATCGACTCGGTCACCGAGTCGACGCAGAAGTACTTCGAGTTCTACGAGCAGCACCGCGCGCTCTTTGGCGTGATTGTCGAACTCTCGCAGACCGACCAGGAGATCGCCAGGATCTGGACGACCTCGCGCCGCGCCTTTTACGGCCGCATCAGCGGCGCGCTCTCGAAAGCGGCGCTCGCCGACCACATCCGGGGCGATCTCAACCTGAGCATCGCCGCGGAGATGCTCGGCAGCATGACCGAGTTCTACGCCTTTCAGCGCTTCGTGCTGCGCGACCCCGACATCGCCGCGCAGCCGCTCGAGGAGGCGAGCCGAACGCTCGCAACGATCTGGCTGTCAGGGATCTCGACGGACGGGCCGGTGACCGGGAGATCGGCAGTAGGCGGCGCCCCCGCGAACTCGGCGGAGGCGAGCTCGCCTCCGGGCCACTAG